In Zingiber officinale cultivar Zhangliang chromosome 3A, Zo_v1.1, whole genome shotgun sequence, the DNA window GATGCGGTGGATGAGATGATGTCTCATGAGGTTCTGAAGCAACCTGTGCAGAAATGACTTTATGGAAATGGACTTCATCTTGCCCTTACAAATTGCTCTGATATATGGTAATGCTTCAAAAATGACTACATTCTTCATGTTTTTTTATCTTGAGGATTAACACTAATTTCTCTTTGTAAAAGCTGCCAACCATTTCTTAGTGTATCACCAAGTGCTTCctctatttatattttttctttaataatAGCCCATTGTGAACAATAGCTCACAAAATCAATTTCTTCAAATGCTTGTTCCTCAACATTGTGTAAGCTTTGTGAAGATGCTTCGGTAGTTATGCAGGATCTATAAAATCTTGAAGTTTTGATCTGGATAGGCGAGGTAACAAAATACTATAGATGTAGTTGTAATACAAGCAATTTAAGGTGCAACAAGAAACTGTATGATCTATAGCTTGAAATTTTTGTCTGATGCTGATATCCGTCTGCAGCCAAAAATGTATTCATGCCACTATACAGTGTTTTGATAATACGCAATGAGGATTACCATCCTTGTTCAGAAATGATTGTAAGTTGTAACTGAATTAACATCCGCTATTGCTAGTTCAGGCCATGTTGCCAAGAAACTTCCAATGTATCTCTAGTATTCACTATTTTACAGTATGTAATCTGTTTGAATAGTTTTTTCCACCATTAAGTTTAAGTTCTTTATCAGTATTTGATTGTAGATGTTGAATGACCATCTTGTTCTATGCTGTGAAAGATTTATTGCTGTTAATTTTATAGCAGTACCATATACTTGGGTTCTGCATGATCTGAATGTATCTATGTTATATTCCTTTCACATGAAAATTGGCTACAGTGGCAATGTAAGAATGTGCTATACAGACAGATCATGTTTTTTTCCCCTCCTCTGAATGAGTATGAAATGATGAGATGCTATGCTTTTACTGCAATTTCCTATTAGTTTTAGATCTTTTAAGACACAAAAGATACACTTttactgatcttcacataaatTAGAATATTTCAAAGAATCAAAATCAAACTTGATAGCAGGAAACAATTTATTTTGTCAATCCCCAGAACTTGATAGTAGGAAACAATTTATTTTGTCAATTGTGGCATTATAGCTTGATAAAGTTTGTTGGTATCTTCTAGATAGAACCGATTACCCAAAAAGTGAAATTGTGGTTTTCTGTCTTCTAATCCTGTTGTTATAGGGAAACTGAATGAAAAAAATAGATTTCACCGATTACCCAAAAAGTACTTGTATCTTCTAGATAGATAGAACCATTGACAAATTGTAGGCCTATAAAAATGCTGAAATATCACTTTCATAGTTGTACATGTATTGATGAAACCATCCTCCTAAAGCCTTTATGAATATTTCAGAAGGGGGAGACCATCTGTCTTGTAAGCTATATGATCATCCAATGCTTATAAGTCCAAGATTATAAGGCATGTAAACAATCAAGAGTGTTTATCTAAAATATTGGAAGATGTTTGGAAgctttctattttttaaatttttatgtatTTGGGCAATCTTGGTGTTTTCTTCAGAAATTGATATTGATTGGTTATTTGTTTTGTGTAACTTCTTTTCATATCTAGGACTTGGAGAAATGGAATCTTTCAtatgaagaggaagaggaaattgTTAGTGCAATAACTCTTACACTCAATACAATTGTTAACAAGGAGCTGAAGAAGAGTTCACTGTCTAGATTACTCTCTTCTAGCTACAAAGCCATTGAGAAACTTGTATGTTATTTAGcttgcatttttaaattgtaaagAGAGTGAATCTCATGCTTTCTAGAATTCTAGTTCATCCGACAGCGTTTTTAAATTACAGGTACCTCTCAATGATTATGTAGGATGTTTAGTAGAAGATCGATGTTGAGGAATTGTTATACATGATCACATGGATAATTACACACTTTATGAtatctatattatatataatattgtcAATATTGGTTACATTGCTGTGACATCCATCGTTTATATATTGTTTATATTTTACATACGCAGCACAggaaattttgtttttgtttttgttgatCGTTGactaaattttcataattttccttAGCGTAcgaaaatttcttttgcataatactgatggtattgttttctttgaCAGATACATagtggtaggtgttttgtcccagtctcaagccgtcaatccattttgatcaatatatctagtagaagtaagcatgcagatcgTTGTCTTCGAGGTCGGCTAgctattttgtgttttttttttgttttaaatttgaatgtcactaactactttgaaacagaaatatttagtctttgtgtatagttgaattctcctgtaaatactaatactttgtagttgaattctattgtttggtatgagtttgaaatcattagctgagctaattaatgctattttatatgtcaaattcgaatctggatatggtaaaagaaaattaatagttttgtaaatataaaaaatgattttgtaaataatttttttaatttttttttaaaagacaacgcttttaaagcgttgcacaagtgttgtctttgccaaaaacaacaacgcttttaaagcgttgcaataatgatgtttttgcaaaaaatacacaatgcttttaaagcgttgcaaaagtgttgtctttgctacaaacgacaatgctttaaaagtgttgtcgttgagcagacttttaacaacagtgcctttaacaacgctttttcaggcacaaagacaacgctttaaaagcgttgtctattagcttttttcttgtagtgtagattAAGAAACTATGgctttctaactcaaataaaaattGCAATTCATGCCTATCTTAGACCTAACATTAACTTATTAATTAAACAGGTGTTTTAGATTGTAAATTTCATCTGAGGCAGCCATGGCTATTCACAGCTGGAGCAGATTCTATCACAGCTTATCGCTTTGACCGGGATGAATATACCGCGGAAAGAGGGCGTCGGTGTGAGCAGAAGGCTGGCGGAAGGGTCAGCGTGGATGTACACGTTAAACAGCCGCTCCTGTCCGCGGAAGAACTCTGAATTGGCAAGGAACATGAACGCAATCTTGGGCGGCGAGGCCATTGGAGGCTTCTGGGCTTATGGTAACCTAGTAAGTATGCCAGTCGATAATGAATATTGCATCttgttaaaagattttttgaattatgatttGCCTCTTACACCTTTTTATGTTTTCCTGATGCCTCAAGGAGGAATACTAAATACCCTTTATATATATCACAGCCATGATATCCCAAGAGGGCTTCTAGCAACAACATTCCTCTTGGTTGTGTTTAACTGCCTAGTTTTCAGATATACTCCATGCTTGTTTTTGACAGCTTTGAAGCAGGTTATACAAGCCGAACAAATCGACCCTGCACGATTTGGGTTCGATCTGGCTTCCGAGTATTTTATGGCTTCATCTCGTTCTTCATTGGAGTAGCACTTCCTTTCCTGTCTAGTCTTGCTGGCATCTTGGGTGGCCTCACTCTCCCGGTCAGTGTATAtgttaatttttctaatttttactaAAATCTTTAATTTTGTTAGCTTCGGTTATCAGTGTATgagcttttatctattattgccAATGAAGGACTAACACTCTAATCATGTACCCATAGAATTTGCAGTTCCTTTCTCACTGTATGTACAAGTGTTGTGCATTTGCAAATTTAATGAGGCTAGTGTGTCTGTAAACTTGAACAAACATTCTGATAATTTATAagctttatgtgtttttttagaaatgccttaaggtacttcttaatgaattttctcatgttgtccaggtacttctatagattcttcctcatgatatttttgtttagtagttcgtaaattttaaaatcttgctataccttgattcatcagagcatgggAATGAAATTTGAGGTTTACAATCTTTGACTACCTGTTATCAATATGGCCTCACTCAAagtattttattaagatttttgaacttacgcatcaccttcagatttaagttagttactttattttcattgtctttgaaggactactgttattatatattttcctggtttcttgtcatggttattccttatcctctatcctttatgtactttcttttgctttagatgctagaacaaaaagcaaactaatgctttgattgaggttatgaaaattcataattttttgtgCTCCAGAGACAAATTAATTCTTAGCGATGGATTTGGGTTCAATTCCatcaataagaaaaatgaaaaacagtactagacatgatttttgtttaaaaattcatgCGGGCTATGAAGAATGCTCCTAAACAAGGAGACAACAATGTTAAACAAACATGTTAACAACATTTAACATCAAAATAGTGTTGTAAATAcagaaattgattttcctcattattATTCTACTTCTCTGAACTTGGGATAAAAGCTACTGAGGTTCCTACACAATTGGGAGACTTTGCaaaaccaaagtaactaatttattaggttgaaatgatagatagatgaatattatggatactgttgtaagaagaatatttacaaAACCAATGTGTAAAATTCAACGTGTGTTGGAGCTAATATTTGTAGAGTTGAACTTCGCAATAAATTAGATGTGACGTGAATTGTGGTACTTGGTGCATCAAGTGGTGTATAAGTTATTTGACATATTACTATTGAAGAGTCAAAGGATTTCTCAATTTTATTCTTAATTTAAACAAGACATTTTTTTCACTGGCCTCTTAATTCAAGCTCTTTCTATGTTTCAGCAATTTTTGGGAATCATGGAGAGCAAGACGTGGATATGGAATAGGAAGTCCACAGGGAAGAACATTGAGGTTAGCAGTAATCAAATCATCTTTTTGATGGTTTATTACTGATTTTTGCACAACTAATGTTTCAGTATAAACAATTCTCGGACTCAAAGATCGATATCTTCTATTACTGATTTTGATTGTTTATTACTGGttttttattgttaattttttGGATTATAAATAAAGAAGGCAACAACTCATCAGtaccaaacaaaattttcaactcttcTAGACTAAGCATATGTCTCTTCTTATGTTGGGAATCAATTTGTAAATGCCTATGATTTCTCTCAGAAAGGGAAGACCCTGGAGTTGGAGAAATCTATAGAAAACTTGAACGAACAACTATCTTCTGTCCGCAGCGAGTCCAATGCTAAAGATGATCTTTTGGCAAAGCAAGCAAAAGTAGCTGAGGAAGCAATTTcaggttagattttttttttcctttcattttcTTCCCAACACAGAAACTATGTTGTTTTAAGAACAAACCATGCATGATCTACTTGTTAGGATGGGAAAAAGCAGAAGCTCGAGCTCTGGCATTACAGAAACAATTGGATGATGCCTTGCTTCAGAAGAAAATGGCAGAAGAAAGATTAGTCGAACAGGATACAGAATTACAAGAATTCAGGCAGCAACTAATTTATTAGTTGtaaatactgttgtaagaagaatattagttactttgcaaaaccaaagtaactaatttattagtttgtgtattttatggatactgttgtaataagaatatttatgtaatttgtgaatatttgtgtattttatagatactgttgaatgaagaatatttgtgtaatttgtgaatatttacgtatttttttggttactgtttcggaaatcaaatttgtactgttaaaaaatactgatattacatcggttttccaccgctgtaaaatcggtgttattaactaatattacatcggtcgtataccgctgtcaaaattggtgttattaacatataatattacatcggttttacaccgttgatgaaacggtgttgttaagtgatactactccggttaataaccgattcgaacaccggtgtcgttaagtgatactacaccggttttaaatcgatgtttatgttagttagagtcctagagccaatcatttgatgattgtatggactcatgtatatcatattcttgtatattaataaaggcatttgtttggttattatacttatttatattagtgccaaatagactaagtataatagagtctttgagtagaaggttcatacctatatcaatcgattagttgaatcgatagtgagatgatatagggaacactactctaaatcattcctagtcgagtattagcattcagggacaatgttaatacaataagactagcatgtaggtcagctcgatgacttgatctcacaagtcatggatatagagatatcaagctgacacatgggtatatattagagaatgtatactgaatgacccgccatgagaaagtatcatggatcgttatatgagtgtcatatactttctcatgtggctattagtatgactattagtccttagacctgaagtcaccatggatccctacataaggagttatgtactttagtttcgtcaaacgtcacccgtaactgggtggactataaaggcgattactgggtatgtaacgaattatgcagagggatgtgagtgatgtagatgggatctatccctcccatatgacgggagcgacatcgctattcttgatagagtgagaccactaagtgcatgaccatgcccaaatgagtcaacattagatgttgagctcatttgatcaagtgagtctacttggagttcaagatttatattgattagaggatgacacggtctatgcctcacattgatcaatctagatgtctaggatagaaggacaatgtcacatattgtgaggagtcacaattagtagtcacaaggtaatgtcagatcttgacattcttgtaacttgggtagtaatgatgtgttgctagataccgctcattacttatgctcctaaatgggtttagggaattgccaacgttacaagaacctatagggtcacacacttaggacaattagatggagattaggttcatatgatgaaccaagaggattagattcatttgatgaatcaaattggattaagagtaatcctaattgggctaacttgagtttgactcaagttgattcatgtatttaatgagtctaatttagattatgacttattaaatcaatttaatttaatgaattagattcattatattaagttggctcgaatcaaatggttggattagatcaaccatggtagagattgggtcaagttggacttgactagagaaggaagaccaaaggtcaattttgacttgaccttttgccacctcattggtgagttggcattaggtggaccaatgatgatgttccacatcatcatgatgtgccacctcatggaagttacaaagccattttcttattaactccacattaattgcatttaatggggagttactcttgtgaagaaaagtggccggccactttgtgaatgggtgtgaatttgattttcattcaagtggtgcatcttcttcctccttcctctctagctctccctctccctctcctccttacttggccgaaccttatcaaggtgctagcacacctttgtgtgaggttttctccatctaagttgtccgtgtggatacttctagaggaccggcgcttgacggtcttgagatccggcaaaaccttggaagagcgggattcgcgtagggcgcgcatcaagagTAAAcacttttctcgtagatctaagtagtagatcggtttttgaactcgtacaagaaatagtttttcaaattttgtatacgaatctttgcacggatctacggctttgggtctttcggggtttccgcgacgcgaaaaagcggttttcgcggcccgacgaacccaacagtttAAAATGGCAAACTTTTTATATCGCCTTCATAgatatcggtcgaaaatgtaatagacaccggtggaaaatcgatgtctatgagggttttttttTGTAATGGCAATATGTGAAGTTCTTGGGTTTGGGCTGCTCCATATTTGCTGAATCTACTCGACTcaaaggaaatatttattttctaatcCAATAGATAATTTTCGCATGCGTTACAGTGTTAAAAACACtctacttgatttttttttaaacgtaaatgaattattctaaaaaaataaatcagtttttttACTAAAAGTAGCCACCACGTTTCTTTATTTACTAAAACAAACACCCTAGTTTCAATACTATCAAAAAgagcataaaaaataatattattcccTTCCTACCCCTCCTGTCAACCTCCAAAATCCCCTTTCTCCAGATCTAATACATCCGAGACACAtttgttttgttttaaatttaaaagtaataaAATGATTTGGATGCATGCGAGACTCAttcccctctttcttaccttgtGGAAATCCATGGTCATTGTCCTCCACCGAAACCTTAGCTTCGTGTGTCCTGGGGTCCAAGGCTTCCGACGGAATTCATACAGTGTGTCCTTCTAAGGCGGCGTCAAGACTTTCTGACGAAATTCACACATCTAAGGCGACATACGTTAAGGGTTTCTGACAAAATCCACATAGAGGTCTCTCCATTCAAGTGTTTAGGGATTTTTTTTATCGTAAATGCTCTCCAGAAACTATTCACCTTAGAAAGGTAAGTATCACGAACTTATTCACCTTAGAAACTCATAGGATATATCCAGAAACTATAGGATATATCTAGAAAATGCCTGATATGGGATCAtcacattaggcctgatatggtaaaatatcaggcccaacgtgggcctgatatgatcccatattaggctcaacatgggcctgatatgatcctATATCAGGCCCTCCAGAACAATGTGCATTTTGATTTGGAAAACATTCCACTAGTTTTAATTTTGctgttaataaattaaatttgtaaaaattgtagGCTATAGTTGATTTTGGCGAGAAACTACATTGGAACAGTGTGTTAGGTCATTTTAACAGTTTTTTTGAACATCGACAATCACAAGAAAGCATCAAGGATCTTTTATTTTACATGATCGACACATATCAATGATCAAATAGACTCCCTTTTGTGTTTCCTTGGATATACAAGAAATCCAGCATATCCGTGGTATATTggtcaatatatttcaaaattgggatttAACATCTCAAACCTTCAGATTCTTAGATACAACTCCCAATTTTTAATCTTAAGCACcaaatagttttagaaatttaatgttttatttgtttatattttggTATgcaaaaaaatcatataatataacTATTAATTTGTGTTTTTCAGGTGTACCTGCTGCATTTACATGAAGAGATGTATCTTTATTGCTTAGTATTGCAGACCGAGATGCTTCAGTTCCTATGAATTCAAATCAAGTATCGGGCGACCTCTTTCTTGCTTACTTCTCAAATAACAAACCCATAATCAGAACAAGAATTGAGGAGTCGATGAAATTTTATTCCAATAGAGTTGAAGCACAtgctgatgttttattattttacaaattctacatttggtatatatttgtttgtctcttattttcttctagtatatATAAACTTCCTTTAGGTCTTATAAATATAGTAAATGCTTTTGAGAATCTTGGTAGATTCTATTGGGTTGAAGTCATCTATCAATTTATGGCTCTACAATTACCtac includes these proteins:
- the LOC122051149 gene encoding uncharacterized protein LOC122051149 isoform X2 — protein: MVTYFEAGYTSRTNRPCTIWVRSGFRVFYGFISFFIGVALPFLSSLAGILGGLTLPQFLGIMESKTWIWNRKSTGKNIEKGKTLELEKSIENLNEQLSSVRSESNAKDDLLAKQAKVAEEAISGWEKAEARALALQKQLDDALLQKKMAEERLVEQDTELQEFRQQLIY
- the LOC122051149 gene encoding uncharacterized protein LOC122051149 isoform X1, which codes for MLVFDSFEAGYTSRTNRPCTIWVRSGFRVFYGFISFFIGVALPFLSSLAGILGGLTLPQFLGIMESKTWIWNRKSTGKNIEKGKTLELEKSIENLNEQLSSVRSESNAKDDLLAKQAKVAEEAISGWEKAEARALALQKQLDDALLQKKMAEERLVEQDTELQEFRQQLIY